AAGGAGAACGTGAAGAAGCCGGTCGTCGGCTACGTCGCGGGCTTCACCGCGCCCGAGGGCAAGACCATGGGCCACGCCGGCGCCATCGTCTCCGGTTCCTCCGGCACGGCCGCCGCGAAGAAGGAGGCCCTCGAGGCCGCCGGCGTCAAGGTCGGCAAGACGCCGACCGAGACGGCGAAGCTGGCGCGCGCGATCCTGGCCGGCTGAGCAGGGTCAGCGCCCTACGGCTCAGTCGCACAGCACAGCTCATAGGTGGGCCCGCTCCCCGCACGGGGGCGGGCCCACCGCCTTTCGGCGGAAGCAGGCGTCAGCGTGGCTGCGGCATCAGCCGGACCGGCCCGCGCAGCTCCTCCTCGCGCAGCTTCGCCCGCAGCTCCCGCTCCGACTCCGACAGCGGTCCGGGTGCGACCGGTGGCGGCACGCCCTGGACGGTCTCGCCCGGCGGCACCGGTGGCTCGTAGTGCGTGGGGGCCGTGCGGGCGGTGAGGGCCGTGGCTGCGATCAGGGCGATCGTGAAGGCGATGGCGGCCCGGGTCCAGAAACGGGCCCGGCGTTCCCCGGTCCGGCGCACGTCCAGTGGTTTGGCGGCCCGCAGCCGCTCGATGGAGGCCAGTTCGACCAGCCGCCAGTGGAGCACCTCCGGGTCCGCCAGCTCCGGCAGCCGCTCGGCGACCGCCTCCCGCGCGTGCATCAGCCGGTTCGCGGCCGCGCGGCTGCTCGCCTCCGTCTCCGCCGCCGTCTCCGGCAGGCCGAGACCGACACCGTCGTACAGCAGCAGCGTGCGGCGGTACGAAGGCGGCAGCTGCAGCAGGGTGTCCAGCAGCGCGCGGTCGAACGCGTCGGAGGGCGGCGGCTCGGGGTGCCGGAAGCGGGGGCGGAACCGGTGCCACGGGGAAAGGGCACAGTCGTACGCCACCGCCCGCACCCAGCTCGCCGGATCGCGGTCGCGGGCCACCTCGGGCCAGCGCTGCCAGGCGATGTGGAAGGCCCACTCGACCGCCTCCCGCGCCAGCTCACGGCGGCCGGTCAGCAGGTAGGCCTGCCGGACGAGCGCGGGCGCGCAGAACGCGTACAGCGCGTCGAAGGCCTGATCGGGGGTCAGAGCGGCGGTCGAGTCGTCCGGCCGCCGCGGGGTTGCTGCCCGGGCGGGGACGGGGTGCCGGTCGGTGCCGGTGGTGTGGCCCCGGTCGGCGACGGTGGTGTGGCGGTGGTCGGCGACGGGGGTGCGGCCGCGGTCGGTGCCGATGGCGTGGTTCCGGTCGGCGACGCGGCTGCGTTCGGTGGTCGAGGCCCGGCTTCGGTGGCCGGCTGTGGTGCGGTCCTGGTCCGTGACGGAGGTGCGGCCCCGGTTCCTGCCGGAGGCGCGGCCGCGGTCCCCGGCCGAGGGGCGGCTGCGATCGCTCGCGGCGGCGGCCTTGCGCTCCGCATGAGGCGGTGTCACTTCCGCCTGGCCGCCCAGTGAGTTCAGCAGCTTCGCGTACTTCTCCGCTTTCCGGCCGCGCGGCGTCGAGCGGCCGGTCTCCCATCCGCGCACCGTCTCGCTGGTGACACCCACCCGGGAGGCCAGTTGAGCCCGCGTCAGCGAGGCGGCCTCGCGCAGGCGCCGGCGTTCCTTGGGCGGGGGAAGCGGGACGGCAGGGCTCTGTGTCACAGGCCGCCCCTTCGTACGGAAAAGTACATAAACGTATATTGAGCGACACAACGGTGGTTCGCCTGTTACGACGGGAAAGCGCGTGTCGTTGGGAGCATGGCGGCGTGATCGAGATGACAGCTCGCCGCCGTCCGCCGTCGCCCCTGCTCACCCGGATGCGCGACCGTTCGCCCGGACTGGTCGGTGCCCTCGTGGAGGGTGCGGTCGCGGCGGGCCTCGGGCTCGCGTCGTTCGCCGTGCTGGTGATGATGCTGTGGATCACCTCGCCGTACCCCGACAGCGGGCCCGGCGGCGCGCTGCACGTGGCGGCGGCGCTGTGGCTGCTGGCCCACGGAGCCGAACTGGTCCGCACCGACACACTCGCCGGCGTCCCGGCCCCCGTGGGCGTCCCGCCGCTGCTGCTGCTCGTCCTGCCGGTATGGCTGCTGCACCGGGCGGCGCGGGACGCCACGGACGGGGGGGCGGTGGACGGGGACGACGGCACCGGCGACGGCTTCGACGCGGGCGTCGAGGAGGTGCAGGGCATCGCGATGATCGCGGAACCGTTGCTGGTCTCCGCCCGTACCGCCTGGACGGGCGTCGTCCTCGGTTACCTCGCCGTCGCCGCGCCCGCCGCCCTGTACGCCGCGGGCGGTGCGCTGCGGCCGTCGTGGGTGTGGACCGGGATGTGCGTGCCGCTGGTCGCCGTCGTGGCGGCGGGGGCGGGTGTGTGGTCGGCGTACGGCCGTCCGGGCGGGCCGTTGCGGCGGCTGGTGGGCGTGCTGCCGGTGGGAGTACGGCCGCTGCTCCTCGGGCCGGGCGGGCGCCCGGGTGTCGCCGCCCGGGCCGCGGCGGCCGGGGCTGCGGTGCTCCTCGGGGGCGGTGCGCTGCTGGTGGCGTTGTCGCTGGTGGGGCACGGCGCGGCGGCCCAGGCGGCGTTGCTGCGGCTGACGGAGGGGTGGTCGGGTCGGTTCGCGGTGCTGCTGCTGTGTGCGGCCCTGGTGCCGAACGCGGCGGTGTGGGCCGCCGCCTATGCCCTCGGCCCCGGCTTCGCGCTCGGCGCCGGTCACGTCGTCAGCCCGCTGTCCTCCGCGCCGGCTCCGTTCCTCCCGCCGTTTCCGCTGCTGGCGGCGGTGCCGGAGGCGGGGGAGGGGCGGTTGGTGCACTGGGTGGCGGCCGGGGTCGTGCCGGTGGTCGCCGGGGTGGTCGTCGGCCGGGTCGTGGCGAAGAGGGCGGCTTCCGGAGAGCGCGGCGGTACGCGGCCGGGCGGCGGGGGCGATGTCGTCTGGTCGCCGGGGCGCACCGCCCGTGCCACCGCCCTCGCGGCCGTGCTGTGCGCGGCCGTACTGGCGGGGCTCGCCGCGCTGGCGGGCGGGCCGCTCGGGGTCACGGTCCTGGCCCGGTTCGGGCCCGTGTGGTGGCAGGTGGGTGCGGCGACGCTGGCGTGGCTGGTGCTGGTGGCCGTCCCGACGGCGGTGACCGTACGGGCCTGGCGGTGCCGGGCGCCTCAGGCGGACGGGCCGACCATCGGCAAGCAGCGGGAGGGCCCGGCCGCGGGCGCCCGAAAGGTCAGCCGACTGCGGAAGGGCTCGCGCCCTGGCCGGAGCTGGTTCACACGCACCGGGATCGCCGGGATCGCCGGAGTCGCCGGGGATGCAGGGAGCGCCGGGCTCACCGGAAGCGCTCCAGCCGCCGGAGGCGATGTCTCCCCGCCCGACGGGGACGCGAAGCCGAAGACCTCACCCCCCACACCGGACGCCCCCTACGCCCCCTTCGGCCACGACTCCCTGTACGACCTCCAGGACCAGGACGACGCCACATTCGAACCGTACGACTTCCTGCCCCCGCACGACCCGGTCCCGAAGCCGGACAGCCCCTGAAGCAGCGCGGCAGGCCGCCCGTCAGCCGTTGTCCCCCAGCAACCCACGCAGCTCCTTCGGCAGAAGTTCCGTGCAGGACTGCTTGGCCTTGTTCGTGAGGGCGTCGTTCATGCAGGTGTAGTA
The genomic region above belongs to Streptomyces coeruleorubidus and contains:
- a CDS encoding helix-turn-helix domain-containing protein, whose amino-acid sequence is MTQSPAVPLPPPKERRRLREAASLTRAQLASRVGVTSETVRGWETGRSTPRGRKAEKYAKLLNSLGGQAEVTPPHAERKAAAASDRSRPSAGDRGRASGRNRGRTSVTDQDRTTAGHRSRASTTERSRVADRNHAIGTDRGRTPVADHRHTTVADRGHTTGTDRHPVPARAATPRRPDDSTAALTPDQAFDALYAFCAPALVRQAYLLTGRRELAREAVEWAFHIAWQRWPEVARDRDPASWVRAVAYDCALSPWHRFRPRFRHPEPPPSDAFDRALLDTLLQLPPSYRRTLLLYDGVGLGLPETAAETEASSRAAANRLMHAREAVAERLPELADPEVLHWRLVELASIERLRAAKPLDVRRTGERRARFWTRAAIAFTIALIAATALTARTAPTHYEPPVPPGETVQGVPPPVAPGPLSESERELRAKLREEELRGPVRLMPQPR
- a CDS encoding cell division protein PerM; this translates as MTARRRPPSPLLTRMRDRSPGLVGALVEGAVAAGLGLASFAVLVMMLWITSPYPDSGPGGALHVAAALWLLAHGAELVRTDTLAGVPAPVGVPPLLLLVLPVWLLHRAARDATDGGAVDGDDGTGDGFDAGVEEVQGIAMIAEPLLVSARTAWTGVVLGYLAVAAPAALYAAGGALRPSWVWTGMCVPLVAVVAAGAGVWSAYGRPGGPLRRLVGVLPVGVRPLLLGPGGRPGVAARAAAAGAAVLLGGGALLVALSLVGHGAAAQAALLRLTEGWSGRFAVLLLCAALVPNAAVWAAAYALGPGFALGAGHVVSPLSSAPAPFLPPFPLLAAVPEAGEGRLVHWVAAGVVPVVAGVVVGRVVAKRAASGERGGTRPGGGGDVVWSPGRTARATALAAVLCAAVLAGLAALAGGPLGVTVLARFGPVWWQVGAATLAWLVLVAVPTAVTVRAWRCRAPQADGPTIGKQREGPAAGARKVSRLRKGSRPGRSWFTRTGIAGIAGVAGDAGSAGLTGSAPAAGGDVSPPDGDAKPKTSPPTPDAPYAPFGHDSLYDLQDQDDATFEPYDFLPPHDPVPKPDSP